From Mycosarcoma maydis chromosome 16, whole genome shotgun sequence, a single genomic window includes:
- a CDS encoding DNA-directed RNA polymerase core subunit RPC10 (related to RPC10 - DNA-directed RNA polymerases I, II, III 7.7 KD subunit), with protein sequence MSYQTRPAGSAPSGGAGLGGMASRNPVMEYICADCAATNEIRPREPIRCRECGHRVMYKKRTKRMLHFEAR encoded by the exons ATGTCGTACCAAACAAGACCGGCAGGATCAGCACCGAGCGGTGGTGCAGGCTTGGGTGGGATGGCGTCTCGCAATCCGGTCATGGAGTACATTTGCGCCGACTGCGCCGCCACCAACGAGATTCGACCCCGAGAACCCATCCGTTGCAGAGAATGCGGTCACCGTGTTATGTACAAGAAGAGGACCAAGCGCATG TTGCACTTCGAAGCTCGCTAG
- a CDS encoding uncharacterized protein (related to ERB1 - Protein required for maturation of the 25S and 5.8S ribosomal RNAs) produces MVRPSSSSSASASAARSGAAKRKRNLPTATNPTTRASVAANVKGKGKTKALELDLVVSDDGEEDGELDLESDSGDDDANDDDDNDNEQDDFPEIDLEDSDDDQDVEDEDEPGAQEEVDSDNNKQASTQVHDIQVEEDDSSEEGYNSSDIDNSDFDDDADEGDLAYDSADEDERASAFAARSDASQTSIDEELSRMMSRYSSKPDEHSGSLSATNKLGIPRSQAAQAFDLRVRNPDGSAKGVFKRSEITGEMKRVYPEIDAAYDSDSSTEDPENRIGNVPLEWYDDLPHIGYDINGRKVMKPATKDELDKFLDTVDGDGEAWFSARDKSTGKDVRLSDEELAIIRKLQNAEIPDDAYDPYEDYVDWFTGEDKVMQTALSGRPEPKSRFVPSKWEHKKVMKIVRAIREGRIVPGAAANKDAKPKFYNIWADAHENDTRSPWAVMAAPKLALPGHAESYNPPAEYLFNEQEQKEWQEAEAEDRKQNFLPTKHDSLRRVGAYQNFVQERFERCLDLYLAPRMMRKKLDIHNPENLLPKLPSPKELRPFPITTSVVYVHPDGGRVRCLSVDPTGNWLVTGGDDGRARLWDVAIGRCTASWDVCEGMPKAERSAVHSIAWCPTKNYSLFTAVVHGRVAVIAPPQTQNYAKTSANAISSKSASSSSGATATSTASFLYATSAAATSMPSKPDARSPVAWTRPSEAERRTGVAMHLNITSPSAANLKTVVWHNKGDYFATVCPDSAAGSAGLLIHQLSKHRSQSPFRKASKGSSIQKLVFHPTKPWIFVATQRYIRIYDLMAQSLIKTLQSGFKWISTLDVHPSGDHLMVGSYDKKLAWFDLDLSARPYKVLKYHARAIRSVHFSTSWNLVADASDDGTLQLFYAKVGADYGENLTLVPLKVLRGHEVKNGLGVLDVKWHPNQPWLFSAGADGNALLWTT; encoded by the coding sequence ATGGTGCGACcgtcctcttccagctcagCGTCAGCCTCTGCTGCGCGCAGCGGCGCTGCaaagaggaagcgcaacCTGCCCACAGCCACGAACCCCACCACAAGAGCGTCAGTCGCCGCCAACGTCAagggcaagggcaagacaaaagcgctcgagcttgatcttgttgtTTCAGATGACGGtgaagaggatggcgagcttgatctGGAGTCCGACAgtggcgacgatgatgccaacgacgacgacgacaacgacaacgaACAGGACGATTTCCCCGAgatcgatctcgaagacagcgacgatgatcaagatgtggaagatgaagacgagcCAGGAGCTCAGGAGGAGGTAGACAGTGACAATAACAAACAAGCATCCACACAAGTGCATGACATTCAAGTAGAAGAAGACGACTCCTCAGAAGAAGGCTACAACTCTTCCGACATTGATAATTCTgactttgacgacgatgccgacgaagGTGATCTGGCCTACGATTCGGCtgacgaagacgagcgTGCTTCCGcttttgctgctcgcagcGACGCTTCGCAgaccagcatcgacgaggagtTATCACGTATGATGTCGCGCTACTCTTCCAAGCCGGATGAGCACTCGGGCTCGCTCTCGGccaccaacaagctcggcatcccGCGTTCTCAAGCAGCACAGGCGTTTGATCTGCGTGTTCGCAACCCAGACGGCTCGGCCAAGGGTGTCTTCAAGCGCAGCGAGATAACCGGCGAGATGAAGCGTGTCTACCCCGAGATCGATGCAGCCTATGACTCggacagcagcacagagGATCCAGAAAACAGGATCGGCAACGTTCCGCTCGAATGGTACGACGACCTGCCGCACATTGGCTATGACATCAACGGACGCAAGGTGATGAAGCCAGCCaccaaggacgagctggacAAGTTCCTCGACACGGTAgacggcgatggcgaggcATGGTTCTCTGCGCGTGACAAGTCTACCGGCAAAGACGTTCGGTTGAGCGACGAGGAACTGGCCATTATTCGCAAGCTCCAGAACGCCGAGATCCCAGATGACGCTTACGACCCGTATGAAGACTACGTCGATTGGTTTACCGGCGAAGACAAGGTCATGCAGACAGCATTGAGCGGTCGACCGGAACCCAAGTCACGCTTTGTACCCAGTAAATGGGAGCACAAGAAGGTCATGAAGATCGTTCGTGCCATCCGCGAGGGTCGCATCGTGCCcggtgcagctgccaacAAGGACGCCAAACCCAAGTTTTACAACATCTGGGCTGACGCTCACGAGAACGACACGCGTAGCCCGTGGGCAGTCATGGCGGCGCCCAAGCTTGCGCTCCCCGGTCACGCCGAGTCGTACAACCCACCGGCAGAGTACCTGTTCAACGAGCAGGAGCAAAAGGAATGGCAAGAGGCCGAAGCCGAGGACCGCAAGCAAAACTTCCTGCCTACCAAACACGATTCGTTGCGTCGCGTCGGTGCCTATCAAAACTTTGTCCAGGAACGCTTCGAGCGATGCCTGGATCTGTATTTGGCGCCTAGGATGATGCGCAAGAAGTTGGATATTCACAATCCGGAAAACCTGTTGCCCAAGCTGCCATCACCGAAGGAGCTCAGGCCGTTCCCCATCACGACGAGCGTGGTGTATGTCCATCCGGACGGCGGGCGCGTGCGCTGTTTGTCGGTCGACCCGACGGGTAATTGGCTCGTGACGGGTGGCGATGATGGACGCGCGAGATTGTGGGATGTAGCGATCGGAAGATGTACCGCCTCATGGGATGTGTGCGAAGGTATGCCCAAGGCCGAACGTTCCGCCGTACATTCGATCGCCTGGTGTCCGACCAAGAACTACTCGCTCTTCACCGCTGTTGTCCACGGTCGGGTCGCCGTGATCGCACCACCGCAGACGCAGAACTACGCAAAGACATCAGCCAATGCCATATCTTCGAAATCGGCCTCTTCCTCCAGCGGTGCTACGGCCACCTCAACCGCATCGTTCCTCTACGCCAcctcggcagcggcgaccTCGATGCCCAGCAAACCGGACGCGCGCTCGCCCGTCGCTTGGACTCGTCCTTCGGAAGCGGAACGTCGTACCGGTGTCGCCATGCATCTCAACATCACCTCTCCCTCCGCCGCCAACCTCAAGACGGTGGTCTGGCACAACAAGGGCGACTACTTTGCCACCGTCTGTCCTGACTCGGCTGCGGGCTCGGCGGGTTTGCTCATCCACCAACTCTCGAAACACCGATCTCAGTCTCCGTTCCGAAAGGCGTCAAAGGGATCGTCGATTCAGAAACTCGTCTTCCACCCGACCAAACCATGGATCTTTGTCGCCACCCAACGCTACATCCGCATCTACGATCTTATGGCGCAGTCGCTCATCAAGACGCTGCAGTCGGGCTTCAAATGGATCTCGACACTCGACGTCCACCCCTCGGGTGATCATCTCATGGTAGGAAGCTACGATAAGAAACTTGCCTGgttcgatctcgacctctCGGCGCGACCGTACAAGGTGTTGAAGTACCACGCTAGGGCGATCAGGTCGGTTCACTTTAGTACCAGCTGGAACCTCGTCGCTGATGCAAGTGACGATGGAacgctgcagctcttcTACGCCAAGGTTGGTGCCGATTATGGAGAGAACCTCACCCTGGTTCCGTTGAAAGTGCTCAGGGGCCACGAGGTCAAGAATGGCCTTGGCGTGTTGGACGTCAAGTGGCACCCCAATCAGCCGTGGTTGTTCTCTGCGGGTGCTGACGGTAACGCACTTCTGTGGACAACGTAG
- a CDS encoding uncharacterized protein (related to ACT1 - actin) → MPGVYGGDEINALVIDAGHSSSRVGWAGEDAPRVVLPSYYGHTSITDDAIAELESQAAFATSSSSTVEPTERAEPVDGDETMADGQALSTSNGNGGAAATQEASDHRLRQARAKSASKTLRFSVDREKKRRRFVGDNELNLYRTNLEIAPIFDDDGMLADASAFAQLCSFGLDSLSCDASEHPLLLTEPAWNSRESREKLTELAFETLGSPAFYLANRSVLSSFAAGKPSSLVIDVGSTNVSTIPIVDGFILRKGIYRHNNGGEAINRALLYSLHHGRGATFAGVTPQYVIKSRSSVDPGTPANVVLRQERVQGASSSFRSYHINRVVNDFKESVAQVLEVPWDDQQAQFRSGRMYEFPDGYNDAFGVERLRAAEVLFTPALWNGVSSSESFGAVLHASSQPSSEAGAVNGGSVSAAGATSVAGGKAAIGLADMVLSSINAVDVDSRPSLYGNIVLVGGSSLIQGLSDRLSYELGVKAPNQKIKIHSPGNTTERRHSSWLGASILASLGTFHQLWISKQEYEEHGAAIVHARCK, encoded by the coding sequence ATGCCTGGCGTATACGGAGgcgacgagatcaacgCGCTTGTCATCGATGCTGGTCACTCTTCCAGCCGGGTCGGTTGGGCCGGCGAAGATGCACCCCGTGTAGTGCTTCCGTCTTACTACGGCCACACATCCATCACCGATGATGCTATTGCCGAACTCGAGTCCCAAGCCGCTTTCGCTacatcatcctcgtccaccGTCGAACCCACCGAACGCGCGGAACCCGTGGATGGTGACGAGACCATGGCCGACGGCCAAGCACTCTCCACGTccaacggcaacggcgGAGCGGCTGCAACCCAAGAAGCGTCCGACCACCGACTCAGGCAAGCACGCGCCAAATCCGCCAGCAAGACGCTGCGCTTTTCGGTCGATCGCGAAAAGAAGCGTCGGCGCTTCGTCGGCGACAATGAGCTGAACCTGTACCGGACCAACCTCGAGATTGCGCCCAtctttgacgacgacggcatGCTCGCCGATGCATCTGCATTTGCACAGCTGTGTTCGTTTGGTCTGGATTCGTTGTCGTGCGATGCAAGCGAGCATccgttgctgctgaccgAGCCAGCGTGGAACTCACGCGAGTcgagggagaagctcaCCGAGCTGGCGTTTGAGACGCTTGGTAGTCCTGCGTTCTACTTGGCCAACCGATCTGTGCTCAGCAGTTTCGCTGCaggcaagccgagcagcttggtgatCGATGTCGGCAGCACCAACGTGTCGACGATCCCGATCGTCGACGGGTTTATTCTTCGAAAAGGCATTTACAGGCACAACAACGGCGGCGAAGCGATCAACCGTGCACTGCTGTACAGTCTGCACCATGGACGCGGAGCGACGTTTGCGGGCGTGACGCCGCAGTACGTCATCAAGAGTCGAAGCTCGGTTGACCCTGGAACGCCGGCCAATGTGGTCCTGAGGCAGGAGCGCGTGCAAGGTGCCAGCTCTTCCTTCCGCAGCTACCACATCAATCGCGTTGTCAACGACTTCAAGGAGAGCGTAGCACAGGTGTTGGAGGTGCCGTGGGATGATCAGCAGGCGCAATTCCGAAGTGGACGAATGTACGAGTTCCCAGACGGCTACAATGACGCGTTTGGCGTAGAGCGACTTCGGGCTGCCGAGGTGCTCTTCACGCCTGCGCTGTGGAATGGTGTTTcatcgagcgagagctTCGGTGCTGTGCTGCATGCATCGTCTCAGCCGTCGTCCGAGGCTGGGGCTGTCAACGGCGGATCGGTAAGCGCAGCTGGTGCGACGAGCGTTGCAGGCGGAAAAGCGGCTATTGGATTGGCGGATATGGTGCTCTCCTCGATCAACGCCGTCGATGTCGACTCGCGACCGTCACTCTACGGTAACATTgtgctcgtcggcggcagctcgctcatccAAGGTCTCTCTGATCGACTCAGCTACGAACTCGGCGTCAAAGCTCCCAACCAGAAAATCAAAATCCACTCGCCCGGCAATACCACCGAACGAAGACACTCGTCTTGGCTCGGCGCAAGCATCTTGGCCAGTCTCGGCACCTTCCATCAACTCTGGATCTCCAAACAAGAGTACGAAGAGCATGGCGCTGCCATCGTTCATGCTCGATGCAAATGA
- a CDS encoding putative NADP-dependent mannitol dehydrogenase: MPFVIDLKGQTVVVTGGNRGIGLAISEAVAAAGANVAILYRSHPKAQEAAESVAKKFGTKVKAYQCDVGDDALVKKTLKQAQDELGQVTGLVANAGVSVVKPAVELTSDDFRYVYDTNVLGVFNTAKAAAQLWIESGYKKGSIVITSSMSSEIYNQKGLNDPLTQVFYNSSKGAVTNLGKCLAAEWATHGIRVNILEPGFCNTEQTSGMDKSIRDYQASSIPLGRFSEPHEQAEPCVLLLSDKSSYMTGSVLRPDGGFTIW, encoded by the exons ATGCCTTTCGTCATCGACCTCAAGGGACAGAccgtcgtcgtcaccgGTGGTAACCGTGGTATCG GTCTCGCCATCAGCGAAgccgttgctgccgctggTGCCAATGTCGCCATCCTCTACCGCTCGCACCCCAAGGCCCAGGAAGCCGCCGAGAGTGTCGCCAAAAAGTTTGGTACCAAGGTTAAGGCCTACCAGTGCGACGTCGGCGACGACGCTCTGGTCAAGAAGACGCTCAAGCAAGCTCAGGACGAGCTCGGACAGGTGACCGGTCTGGTTGCCAACGCCGGTGTCTCTGTTGTCAAGCCCGCCGTCGAGCTGACCTCGGATGACTTCCGCTACGTCTACGACACCAACGTGTTGGGTGTCTTCAACACTGCCAAGGCAGCTGCACAGCTCTGGATCGAGTCGGGCTACAAGAAGGGCTCCATTGTCATTACATCATCCATGTCTTCCGAGATTTACAACCAGAAGGGCCTCAACGACCCCTTGACCCAGGTGTTCTACAACTCGTCCAAGGGTGCTGTCACCAACTTGGGTAAGTGTCTGGCTGCCGAGTGGGCCACGCACGGCATCCGCGTCAACATTTTGGAACCCGGCTTCTGCAACACGGAGCAGACGAGCGGCATGGACAAGAGCATCCGCGACTACCAGGCTTCCAGCATCCCCCTCGGTCGCTTCTCGGAGCCTCACGAGCAGGCCGAGCCCTGCGTGCTCCTGCTGAGCGACAAGTCGTCCTACATGACCGGCTCTGTCTTGCGTCCCGACGGTGGTTTCACTATCTGGtaa